A single window of Sparus aurata chromosome 12, fSpaAur1.1, whole genome shotgun sequence DNA harbors:
- the bmp10l gene encoding bone morphogenetic protein 10 — protein sequence MAASVFSNLGLIRYPNVLLLTLTGLSLSSPIRSLEDHRRGDNPLLDAQDFLSHFLSTMNLTELRPQPRPLAAHEEPPEYMLELYNRFAHDHTAVPSASIVRSFKNEDPSPSRLTARGAQIHPLLFNISMRHHEHITIAELRLFTLVWKDRRPYAGTDCKVTIYKIHEGVVWTKEVGKAGRRRDKEEVVEMKDLEELVTKHIHAKDNSWVSFDLTHVVARWLKSGCATHKLEVHIASVGSEEEGATEEEEEEEEEEEEEDGRVVEIDIDRNLEGKHNAVMIVFSNDQSRDHKLDKQELNQMIEHENDLPESVGRSQQALWERGNHDQDKLDKQSLTQLQSNLIYDTPPRIRRNVKSEPCKRTPLFVDFKDIGWDSWIIQPLGYEAYECNGVCNPPMTSEVSPTKHAIVQTLLSVRSPEKASRACCVPTKLEPISLLYHDNGVITFNHKYEGMVVAECGCR from the exons ATGGCCgcttcagtcttctccaacctTGGGCTTATCCGCTATCCGAATGTCCTACTTCTGACGTTGACTGGTTTGAGCCTTAGCAGTCCCATCAGGTCTCTTGAGGACCACCGCAGGGGTGACAACCCGCTACTTGATGCACAGGACTTTCTGAGCCACTTTCTGTCCACAATGAACCTGACGGAGCTGAGGCCCCAGCCCAGGCCTCTTGCTGCCCATGAGGAGCCACCGGAGTACATGCTGGAGCTGTACAACCGCTTCGCCCACGACCACACTGCTGTGCCCTCGGCCAGCATTGTGCGAAGCTTCAAGAACGAAG ATCCGTCCCCGAGCCGTTTGACAGCCAGGGGTGCGCAGATACACCCGCTGCTGTTCAACATCTCAATGCGCCACCACGAGCACATAACAATAGCCGAGCTTCGCCTTTTCACCCTGGTCTGGAAGGACCGGAGACCGTATGCTGGCACCGACTGCAAGGTGACCATCTACAAAATACACGAGGGCGTTGTTTGGACCAAAGAGGTGGGGAaagcagggagaaggagggataaagaggaggtggtggagatgAAGGATCTGgaggaactggtgacaaagcaTATCCATGCCAAAGATAACAGCTGGGTGTCATTTGACCTGACTCATGTGGTTGCACGCTGGCTGAAGTCAGGGTGTGCAACTCACAAGCTGGAGGTACACATTGCAAGTGTGGGgtcagaggaggaaggggccacagaggaggaggaggaggaggaggaggaggaggaggaggaggatgggaggGTGGTTGAGATTGATATCGACAGGAACTTGGAGGGGAAACACAACGCAGTGATGATTGTGTTCTCAAATGATCAGAGCAGAGACCACAAACTGGATAAACAAGAGCTCAACCAGATGATTGAACATGAGAATGACCTTCCTGAAAGCGTGGGCCGGAGCCAACAGGCTTTGTGGGAGCGCGGTAATCACGACCAGGACAAGCTGGACAAACAGTCCCTCACGCAGCTGCAGTCCAACCTTATCTATGACACGCCTCCCCGAATCCGTCGCAATGTTAAGAGCGAGCCATGCAAGAGGACCCCACTCTTCGTGGATTTTAAAGACATTGGCTGGGACTCGTGGATCATCCAGCCACTGGGCTATGAGGCGTACGAGTGTAACGGTGTGTGCAACCCACCCATGACCTCTGAGGTCTCGCCCACCAAACATGCCATCGTGCAGACACTGCTGAGTGTTAGGAGTCCGGAAAAGGCATCGCGTGCCTGCTGTGTACCCACTAAGCTGGAGCCCATCTCACTCCTTTATCATGATAACGGGGTGATCACATTCAACCACAAGTatgaggggatggtggtggcggAGTGCGGCTGTAGATAG